In Halalkalicoccus subterraneus, the DNA window CACGTCGGGGCTGGTGTCCTCTTCGAGAGTGTAGCGGTTGACACCGACGACGACCTCCTCGCCCTCTTCGACGCGCTCCTGATACTCGTAGGAGGCGTCCTGGATCTCGCGGTGGAAGTACCCCTCCGAGATCCCGCGGAGGACGCCGTCACGCACCGATCCGTCGCCCATCTCGCGGATCTCCTCCAGGTATTCCATCGTCCGGCGCTCGGTCTCGTCGGTGAGCGCCTCGATGGCGAAGCTCCCCCCGAGGGGGTCGACGATGTCCGCGGCACCCGACTCCTCGGCGATGATTTGTTGGGTTCGCAGGGCGACCCGCACGGCCTCCTCGCTGGGGAGCGCGAGCGCCTCGTCGAAGGAGTTGGTATGGAGCGACTGCGTTCCCCCAAAAACGCCGGCAAGCGCCTGAATCGTTACGCGTACGATGTTGTTCAGTGGCTGTTGAGCAGTAAGGGACTGGCCCGCCGTCTGCGTGTGGAACTTCATCTGCTTCGAGCGGGGGTCCTCCGCACCGTACCACTCGTCCATGATTCTCGCATACACTCGCCGGCCCGCACGGTATTTGGCGACTTCCTCGAAGATCGAGTTGTGCGAGTTGAAGAAAAAGGAGAGTTGGGGCGCAAAGGCGTCGATCTCCAGTCCACGCTCGATCGCGTCCTCGACGTAGGCGAAACCGTCGGCGAGAGTGAAGGCGAGTTCCTGAACCGCCGTCGAACCCGCCTCGCGGATGTGATAGCCCGAGATCGAGACGGGCTTGAACTTCGGCGTCTCCTCGATAGCGAACTCGATGGTGTCGGTCACGACCTTGAGGGACGGCTCCGGGGGGACGACCCACTCCTTCTGGGCGATGAACTCCTTCATCATGTCATTCTGGAGGGTTCCACGCACCTCCTCTCGGGGCACGCCCTGTTGGTCGGCCAAGGCGACGTACATCGCGTAGATCACCGCAGCGCTGGGATTGATCGTAAAGCTCGTCGAGACCTCCCCGATGTCGATCCCGTCGAACAGTACCTCCATGTCGCGCAACGTATCGACGGCGACGCCCTCCTTACCGACCTCGCCCTCCGAGAGGGGATCGTCCGAGTCCTTGCCCATCAGGCTGGGCATGTCGAACGCTACGGAAAGGCCGGTCTGACCCTCGTTGATCAGGTAGTGAAAGCGCTCGTTGGTCTCTTCGGCGGTGCCAAAGCCCGCGAACTGTCGCATGGTCCACGTCCGGCCCCGGTACATCGTCGGATAGACACCACGAGTATAGGGCTCCTCGCCCGGAAATCCCAGATCCTCGTCGTAGTCGAGATCCGCCACGTCAGCGGGCGTGTAGAGCCGATCGACGTCGAGGTTCGAGACGGTCGCAAAACGGTCTTTTCGCTCGCCGTGGCGCTCCACTACCGGCTCAAGGGTCGAATCCTCCCAACGGGTCCGCTCGGCACGGATCTCGGAGAGCTCGTCGTCGTCGTACATACCTTCCAGTTTTGCCGGGACGTCCATTAAGGATTCCGGGCCGTGAGGAGACAGCGCGTCGAGAAGAGATGATCAGTACGACCGCTCCAGTCCGAGGACGTTCTCGCCGAGGAAGTTGAGCGCGAGCTGTTGGGTGATCGGCACCAGCCGCGTGAGCCGCGCTTCACGGAAGTAGCGCTCGACGTCGTACTCGCGGGCGATCCCGAACCCGCCGTGGGTCTGGACCGCCGCGTCGGCCGCCTCGAAGGCCGCCTCGCTCGCGAGGTATTTCGCGACGTTTGCGCGCGCCCCGAGGTCGGCTCCCGCCTCCGAACCGACGGCGTTCGCCCCGTTGTAGACCACGGCTTTCGCCGCCTGCACCCGCGCGTAGGCCGCCGCCAGCGGGTGCTGGATCGCCTGGTTCGTCCCGATCGATCGCCCGAACACCTCCCGTTGGTTGGCGTAGTCGACGCCCGCGTCGAGGGCTGCCTCCCCCAGCCCCACGCACTCGGCGGCGATCACGAGGCGTTCCTCGTTGAGCCCGTCGAGCATCTGGTAGAACCCGCGCCCCTCCTCGCCGATGAGCCGTTCTTCGGGGACGCAAAGCCCCTCGAACCAGCATTCGTAGGAGTGAACGGCGTTGCTCGCGGTCTTCTCGATGGCCTCGAGTTCGAGAGTACCCTCACTCAGTGCTTCGTCGATATCGACGAGGAACATCGAGATCCCTCGGGTTCGCTTTTCGACCTCCTCCTTCGGGGTAGTTCGAGCCATCAACACCAGATAGTCGCTCGCGTCGACCCGTGAGGTCCAGATCTTCTGGCCGTCGATCACGTACTCGTCGCCCTCCTTTCGGGCGCGTGTCTCGATGGCCGTCGAATCCGACCCCGCGTTCGGTTCGGTGAGCCCAAAGGCTTGAATCGAGACCTCGCCGCTTGCGACCTTCGGGAGGAGGGCGGCTTTCAGTTCCTCGCTCGCGTATTCGACGAGCGAGACGGAGTTGTAGATCCCGCCGTGGACCGACTGGGCGGCGCTGAATCCGCCACCGCTGGCGGCGATCTCCTCCATCATCACGACCGTTTCTGGAGTGCCCATCCCCGCCCCGCCGTACTCCTCGGGAATCAGCGCACCGAACCAGCCGTGTTCGGCGAGCGCCTCGGCGAACTCGTGGGGGTACTCGCCCTCTCCGTCCTTCTCGCGCCAGTACGCCGCGTCGAAGTCCGCACAGATCTCGCGGATCGAATCGCGAACGAGGCGCTGCTGGTCCGAGAGCTCGACGGTGTCACGCTGGATCATGGTCAGAGTAGCCGCCGCATCACTATACGCGTACGGGATGGCCGACCGTTCCGATCCTGCTCGACGAACGCTCAAAGCGCGTCCGAGACGTCGAGCAGCGAGGACAACGAGGGGACCGTAGCGAACTCCTCGAGGTTTTCGTACAGTCGCTCGGCATGCCCCTCACGAAGCGTCCGGGTCGCACAGTCGAGGAACTTCGCGCGGCGGCGATCCTTCGAGAGCGGATGTCCGTACGTGCCCGGCGGGTTCTCCTGTCGGCGCTCGACGGTCCCTCCCCCTTCGATCCGAACGATAGAGGTATGAGCGTCGTAGGCGAGGTCCGGATCGGTTCGAAAGGAGACCCGCTTTCGGAGGCGTTCGACGGTCGGATCGGACAGCGCCGGCTCCTCGAACGTCGCCAGATCCACCCGGTCGCGCGCGAGCGCGCTCGCGACGGCGTACTCCATCGAGAACTTCGCCTCCAGACCCGTCTCGGGATCCGAGTGGGAAAGCGCGTCGTCCGCACCAGCCGAGGCCTCGACGGTGATCGACTCGACGCCAGTAGGGTCGATGTCGTGTTCGTCCGCGAGCGACTGGATCGCGGCGATGGCGGTATGGGTGAAGTAACAACACGGATAGGCCTTGGTGTGGATCCCCCGTTCGTCGATGTACCGTCCCGCAGGTGGTTCGACCTCGCTCGGTTCACCGTAGAGGTCGAGAAAGCCGCCCGCACCCCCGATCGACTCGCTGTCGGCGGTGACGCCGTCTCGTGCGAGCAGCCCGGCGGTGAGTCCCGACCGGGACGCAAAGCCTGCGTGCAGCGGCTTCGTCATCGAGCCGAAATTGCGCTTCAGCCCCGCGGGCGTCGAGGCGGCGATACAGAGGGCGTTTCGCGTCTCCTCGGACTCGAGATCGAGCAGCCACGCCGCCGCCGCGGCCGCGCCGAAGGCCCCGAAGGTGGCCGTCGCGTGCCAACCGTCCTCGTAGTGGCTGGGGCTGATCGGTGCGGCAACTCTACTCATGACCTCGAATCCCGCGACGTAGGCGGCGACGGCCTCCCGGCCGCTCGCCGTCGTCTCGCCGGCCAGCGCGAGGATCGGCGGGACGAGCACCACGCTCGGGTGGCCGTCGATCGCCCACGAGAGGTCGTCGTAATCGAGCGCGTGCCCCGCCGCCCCCAGCGCGAGGGCGTACTCCGGCTCGGCTCGCCCGGCGAGGTCCACCAGCCCCCCGTCGGGACGCCACCGCGAGACCGAACGCCCCACATCGGTCGACAGCCCCGCGAGCGTGACGCCGACCGTATCGACGAACGCCCGTTCGACGAGCTCGGTCGTCGAGTCGCCTATCGAGTCGGGGTCCGTCTCGGCGACGGTCGCAGCCAGGCGCGATTCGATGGGGTACCGTGTGCTAGCCATACCCGTCCCTCGGGCGGTCCGGCCATAAAACGGGGTTACTGGAGGCGTTTGGTCGTCTTGATGAGCGGGTGGCGCGCGTAATCGACGACCGCGATGTCCCCGATCGACGTGAGTCCCTCCTGGCGGGCGGTTCGCTCCATCCCGAGCTCCAGTTCCTCGTCGATGACGATCACGTAGGCGTCCATCTCTTCGACGTCGAGTTCGTCGGCCGCCATGACGCGGTGGTGGCCGTCGGCGAGCAGGAGCCGCCCGTCGACGTCGATGACGACCAGCGGTTCTGCTAGCCCGTGTTCGAGCTCGTACTTGCGCCCTTCGAGTTCGTCCGCGTAGACCTTCCCCTGTGTGGGGACGAGTTCCGAAAGCGAGATCGTCCGGCGTTCCTCCGTGACGGCAATGTCGTGAATGCTTTCGAGGGTGCGGATCAGCTTGCCGACCTTTTCGGGGGTCGCACGCTCGATCTGGCTGCGGATCACGTCGGCGTTCGAGATGATCCCTACCAGATTGCCCGCGTCGTCGACGACCGGCAACTTCTGGATGCCCGATCGGAGGATGACGCGTGCGGCGTCGGTCACCTTCATCCGGGGATGAGCGACGACCAGATCCGTGCTCATTACCTTGAAGATGGGTTCGTCATCCTCGGCGAGCAGGAGGTCACGGGCACTGATGAACCCCTCGACGCGCCGGCCGTCACAGACGGGAAAGCCGCTGTGTTCGTCGCTTTCTGCGATCCGCGTGGCCACCTCGCCGACGTTCGCATCCGGGGAGACCGTCACTACGTCCCGAGTCATGTACTCGTTGACCCGGGGTTTGCCATCGGTGATGCCGCCGTTCATAGCGTCCAGACGGAGGCCGGTCGCAAAAGGCTCACGCTCACGCTACCGCCGGCGGACCGCCGGCCATTCGTCGGGCGAGTCGGTCAGCCGAGTACTGCCCTCGGTGCGTGCCGAAAGCGTCTCGAAAAAACGTCCGTCGATCACCTCGCCGACGATCTGGGTCAACAGCTCCTCGTTGTCCTCGCTCTCCTCGCCGAGGAATCCGAGCGGGATCTGTGCGCCCGCCATTCCCGCGTGCCCGCCCGCGCTACCGATCTGGTCGAATGCGTCCCGGAGCGTCTCGCCGATATCGAGCGTCGGCCCGTGTGCCCGCGCCGAGAGGTAGACCGTCCCGTCGACGAACCCGTAGACGAGCGTCGCGACGATGCCGTCCATGTTGAGGAGCCGATCGGCGGCCTGTGCGAGGGCGTCGCGGTCCCGGAGGGTTCCGATACAGGACGTACAGACACCGTCTTCGACCCGCCGATTTTCGATGGCCCGCGCCAGCGTTTCGAACGTCTCGGGGCTGATCGTCGGGCGTTCGACCTGGTCGAGCGTCCCCACGTCGACCGAGGGTAGGAGGGTGGCTGCCGCCTCGAAATCGAGCCGGCAGACCCCCCGCGAGAAGTCGTTGGTGTCGGTACGGATGCCAAATAACAGCGCCGTCGCGAGCCGCTCATCGATGGCGAGTTCGAGGGCGTCGAAGTACTCGACGAGCATCGTGCTCGTCGAACCGACCTCGCTTCTGACGTCGAGGTGGCGCGCCTCGACCGGTCCCGGCGATGGATGGTGGTCGATCACGACGTCGATCGGCGTCTCCTCGGGGAGCTGGTCGTTGACTCCCGGCAGCGAGTGGTCGACGAGCGCGATCGCGTCGAACGCCTCCGCCGCCGCGGGCTCGTCGAGTGCGGTCAGCTCGAGGTCCAGAACGTTGACCAGCGCGCGGTTCTCCTGGTGGGAGATCTTGCCGAAGTAATACACGCCCGCGTCCGTGCCAACCGAGCGGGCGAGGCGCGCGAGTGCGACCCCGCTCGCGATGGCGTCCGGGTCAGGGTTGTCGTGGAGGATCACGCCGAGGTCGCCCTCCATTTGTCCTACCAGCGCGCGCAGGTGGCGCGCACGTGCGGTGGATCCACTGGTGATGACGCTCGCGGTGTACTCCCGGAGGGTTTCCGATGGGTCGAGGACCGTCCCCACTAGCGCTTCGAGCGATTTGCGGTCGTCGGCAGTGGGCTCGTCGCCGGCGTACGCGACGATCGGGATCGACTCGAAGACTTCGCTCGCCGCCCGCGCGATCTCGACGTTGCGCCGCGGCGAGTCGGTTCCGATGAAGACGCTCGTGACCGATCCCTCGATTCCCGAGAGTATCGACGGATCGGCCGGATCGGCGGCCGTGATCGTCACGTCGCGCTGGGGGAACTCGCGCTGTTCGGGATCCAGCGTGACCACGTGGACCGTCCCGCCCTGCTCCCGTGCGCGCTCGACCAGCGCGTGGCCGACGGTCCCGGCACCGCACCCGAGGAGCAGTCGAGAGACCATAACAGTACGCCGTAACCCACCGACGCGCTAAAGCCTACCGTCTCCACGGTCGGTCCCGGAGGGACGGTCTTTTGGAGACATGGACCGTACGTATCGATGATGGGAGCGAGTCAGACACGGGTCACATCGGAGCGCAAGTCACTGGACAGTCAGTCGGTGTATGCCTACCTGATCGGTGCACACGTCGTTTCAACTCTGCTGTCGATCCCGGTCGTTCTCGGATCGGCCGCCCTCAGCGATCTACCACAAATCGTCTTCGTTCCGGTCATGACCGGGATCATGACGCTCGGTGCCGCGGTCATCGCGCTGTACGTCGCGTTTCCGGTATTGCTCTATCTCGACTCGAAACGATGCGATCGGCGAACGGACGGCTGGGAACCGAACTCGAAGCTCTGGGCGATCGGAGGGATCATCGGCTACGTTCTTCTGCCGCTTCAGCCGGTGCTCGGCCTACTGTACCTGTACAAACGCCACCAGTACGTCCCACTCCTCTGAGGGCGACACTTTTCGATCCTGCGATTCGGTAGGTCGTATCAACGATCGATTTCGATCGACGAAAAGGGCCGTTCAGGCGAACAGTGCGGCCGCAGCGGCCTGCGCGAGGTCGACGACCGGGAACGCCGGCAGCAGCGCGATCGTCATGATCGCGGCGATCATGATCGCCGCGTACAGCCCCATCGGCTGGCGCGAAACGTCGAACTCGTGGATCGGGTCCTCGATCAGGATCGCCTTCGCCAGCCGCGAGTAGTAAAACAGCGAGAGCGCACTGGCGAGCGCCCCGACCGCGGCGAGCCACCAGTAGCCCGCACCGATCGCCGCGGTGAACAGGACGTACTTCGAGAGGAACCCGCCGCCGATGGGCAGGCCCGCGAGGCTGAACAGGAACACCGTCATCGCGGCGCTCGCGATCGGTGCCTGTCGCCACATTCCGTTGTAGTCCTCGAAGGTCCGCCCGACGCCGCGGTACTCCGCGAGCGCGACGAAGAGGAACGCGCCGGTGTTCATGAAGCCATAGACCAGCAGGTGCATCATCGCCGCGCCCATCACTGCGACGTCGTTACCGCCGCCGAGCGCGGCGAGCCCGATCAGCACGTAGCCGGCGTGGCCCACCGACGAATAGGCGAGCATCCGCTTGACGTTCTCCTGCATCGCGGCGGCGAAGTTGCCGACGAGCATCGTCACGACCGCGAGCACCTGGAAGATCAGCACCCAGTCGATGCCCAGTCCGGTGAGGACGTCGAGCGGGAACGCCTCGACGAACACGCGGAAGGCGACCACGAACCCGGCGGCCTTCGAGGCCGACGAGAGGAAGGCGCTAACGGGTGCGGGCGCGCCCTCGTAAGCCTCGGGCGCCCAGAAGTGGAACGGCACCGAGGCGGTCTTGTAAGCGACCCCACCGACGACCATCAGTACGCCGACACCGAGAACGCCGACGTTGTCCGTTTCGGCGACGCCCGCAGCGACCGCATCGAGCTGGAGCGAGCCCGTCGTCGCGTAGACGAGACTGATCCCGTAGACGAGGATCGCGGAGGAGAGCGCGCCGATCAGGAAGTACTTCAGGCCGGCTTCGACGCTCCCGCGGTTGTGCTTGAGGAACGCGACCAGCGCGAACGACGAGAGGCTGGAAAGCTCGATCGCGATGAACGCGACGACGAGGCTGTTGGCGTTGGCCATCAACGCCATCCCGGTCGTAGCGAGCACGATTAGCGAGTAGAACTCGCCCTTGTGGGGCTGGTCGTGGAGGTAGTCGTAACTCCCGAGGACGACCAGCGCCGCAACGCTCGTGACGACGAACGTGAAGAACAGGCTCATCCCGTCGACGACGACCTGATCGCCGAGCAACGAGACCCCCTCCCCGCCGACGCCGGCGAAGAAGTACCACACCGCCACGCCGAGCGCGCCGAGGATACCCACAAGCGAGAGGCCCGCCAGCAGCCCGTTGTTCGTCTCGCCGGGATCGATGCTGTCCGCGAGGAACAGCACGAACGACGCCATCGCGAGGATGACGACCGGCGCGAGTGCGATCCACGTCGAGGGCTGGGTGACCAGCGGCTGAGCCATCTGGGTCACCATCAGGCACCACCCCCGAGCTCGACGATCGGATCAACGGCGTCCTGGATCATGGTGAAGAAGATGTCGGGATCCACACCCAACAGGATGATCAGACCGATCAGCACGAACAGCGGCACGATGTCGTGCAGCGGCGCGCGCGTGACCTCGTAGTCCGTTTCGAGACGGAACTCCCCGAAGAGGGTACGCTGCATCGCAAACAGCAGGTAGCCCGCAACGATGACGATGCCGAACATCGCGATCGCGGTGAAGATCGGCGCGCTCGGGAGCACCGTCGACTGGAACGCCCCGAGGAAGATCATGAACTCCCCGGCGAAGCCGGCCATCAGCGGCAGGCCCATGTAGCCGAAGGCCGCGGCGATCAGGATTCCAACGGTGATCGGCATCCGGTCTGCGATTCCGGAAATGTCGCCGACCATGCGCGTGTGTGTGGCGTTGTAGATCACGCCGACGGCCATGAACATCAGCCCCGAGATCAGCCCGTGGGCGACCATCTGGAAGGTCGCGCCGCCGATCCCATATACTGTGAAGGCCACCAACCCGAGGATGACGTATCCCATCGAGGAGATCGAGGAGTACGCGACGATCCGTTTCAGGTCCTGTTGGGCCAGCGCGAGCATCGCCCCGTAGATGACGCTGAAGACGCCGAGTGCGGCGATCGGTACCGCGAGCGTCGCCGCGACGTCGTACAGCATCGTGAAGTTGAAGCGCAACAGCGCGTAGGTCCCCATCTTCAGAAGCACGCCCGCAAGCAGCACCGAGACGGGCGTCGGGGCCTCGACGTGGGCGTCGGGCAGCCACGTATGCACCGGGAAGATCGGCACCTTCACCGCGAAGCCGAAGAAGATCGCGATAAAGGCCGCGAGCGCGAGTGTGTCCCCGCTGAGCCCGGCAAATCCGCCGAGTTCGCCCGCGTGAATCGCCTGTGTGATCTCGGGCATCCCGAAGCTCGTCACGGAGTCCCCGAGCCCGAACAGCAGCGCGATGAAGCCGATGAACATCACCAGCGAGGCGACGTTCGTATAGACGAAGAACTTGATCGCGGCGTACTTCCGTCGGGGACCGCCCCAGACCCCGATCAGCAGGTACATCGGTATCAGAACGGCCTCCCAGAAGACGAACCAGACGAAGAAGTCCAGTGCGGTGAAGACGCCGATCAGGCTCGCCTCCATGAACAGTACAAGCCCGTAGAACTGGGAGATCCGTTCGGTGATCGGCGTCCACGCGCTCATGATCGCGAGCGGGACGAGGACGGTCGTGAGCACCAGCAACGGGAAGCTCACGCCGTCGAGACCGACGTACCAGTTGATCGCGTACGGATCAAGGGCGATCCACTGGGCCTGTGATTCGAACGCGACGGTACTTCCTTCGAGCAGGGCGTTCCCGCTCGCGTCGAAGCCGGTCCACATGAAGAGGCTGCCCGCGAGCGGGAGCAGACTCAGTGCGAACGCGACCTGCGGCGCGTAGGCTTCCGGCGTGAGGAAGACCACCAGCGCCGCGACGAACG includes these proteins:
- a CDS encoding DHH family phosphoesterase, giving the protein MVSRLLLGCGAGTVGHALVERAREQGGTVHVVTLDPEQREFPQRDVTITAADPADPSILSGIEGSVTSVFIGTDSPRRNVEIARAASEVFESIPIVAYAGDEPTADDRKSLEALVGTVLDPSETLREYTASVITSGSTARARHLRALVGQMEGDLGVILHDNPDPDAIASGVALARLARSVGTDAGVYYFGKISHQENRALVNVLDLELTALDEPAAAEAFDAIALVDHSLPGVNDQLPEETPIDVVIDHHPSPGPVEARHLDVRSEVGSTSTMLVEYFDALELAIDERLATALLFGIRTDTNDFSRGVCRLDFEAAATLLPSVDVGTLDQVERPTISPETFETLARAIENRRVEDGVCTSCIGTLRDRDALAQAADRLLNMDGIVATLVYGFVDGTVYLSARAHGPTLDIGETLRDAFDQIGSAGGHAGMAGAQIPLGFLGEESEDNEELLTQIVGEVIDGRFFETLSARTEGSTRLTDSPDEWPAVRRR
- a CDS encoding CBS pair associated ParBc domain-containing protein, with protein sequence MNGGITDGKPRVNEYMTRDVVTVSPDANVGEVATRIAESDEHSGFPVCDGRRVEGFISARDLLLAEDDEPIFKVMSTDLVVAHPRMKVTDAARVILRSGIQKLPVVDDAGNLVGIISNADVIRSQIERATPEKVGKLIRTLESIHDIAVTEERRTISLSELVPTQGKVYADELEGRKYELEHGLAEPLVVIDVDGRLLLADGHHRVMAADELDVEEMDAYVIVIDEELELGMERTARQEGLTSIGDIAVVDYARHPLIKTTKRLQ
- a CDS encoding acyl-CoA dehydrogenase family protein, whose amino-acid sequence is MIQRDTVELSDQQRLVRDSIREICADFDAAYWREKDGEGEYPHEFAEALAEHGWFGALIPEEYGGAGMGTPETVVMMEEIAASGGGFSAAQSVHGGIYNSVSLVEYASEELKAALLPKVASGEVSIQAFGLTEPNAGSDSTAIETRARKEGDEYVIDGQKIWTSRVDASDYLVLMARTTPKEEVEKRTRGISMFLVDIDEALSEGTLELEAIEKTASNAVHSYECWFEGLCVPEERLIGEEGRGFYQMLDGLNEERLVIAAECVGLGEAALDAGVDYANQREVFGRSIGTNQAIQHPLAAAYARVQAAKAVVYNGANAVGSEAGADLGARANVAKYLASEAAFEAADAAVQTHGGFGIAREYDVERYFREARLTRLVPITQQLALNFLGENVLGLERSY
- a CDS encoding MmgE/PrpD family protein; translation: MASTRYPIESRLAATVAETDPDSIGDSTTELVERAFVDTVGVTLAGLSTDVGRSVSRWRPDGGLVDLAGRAEPEYALALGAAGHALDYDDLSWAIDGHPSVVLVPPILALAGETTASGREAVAAYVAGFEVMSRVAAPISPSHYEDGWHATATFGAFGAAAAAAWLLDLESEETRNALCIAASTPAGLKRNFGSMTKPLHAGFASRSGLTAGLLARDGVTADSESIGGAGGFLDLYGEPSEVEPPAGRYIDERGIHTKAYPCCYFTHTAIAAIQSLADEHDIDPTGVESITVEASAGADDALSHSDPETGLEAKFSMEYAVASALARDRVDLATFEEPALSDPTVERLRKRVSFRTDPDLAYDAHTSIVRIEGGGTVERRQENPPGTYGHPLSKDRRRAKFLDCATRTLREGHAERLYENLEEFATVPSLSSLLDVSDAL
- a CDS encoding complex I subunit 4 family protein; this translates as MLIETLIAVTFVAALVVFLTPEAYAPQVAFALSLLPLAGSLFMWTGFDASGNALLEGSTVAFESQAQWIALDPYAINWYVGLDGVSFPLLVLTTVLVPLAIMSAWTPITERISQFYGLVLFMEASLIGVFTALDFFVWFVFWEAVLIPMYLLIGVWGGPRRKYAAIKFFVYTNVASLVMFIGFIALLFGLGDSVTSFGMPEITQAIHAGELGGFAGLSGDTLALAAFIAIFFGFAVKVPIFPVHTWLPDAHVEAPTPVSVLLAGVLLKMGTYALLRFNFTMLYDVAATLAVPIAALGVFSVIYGAMLALAQQDLKRIVAYSSISSMGYVILGLVAFTVYGIGGATFQMVAHGLISGLMFMAVGVIYNATHTRMVGDISGIADRMPITVGILIAAAFGYMGLPLMAGFAGEFMIFLGAFQSTVLPSAPIFTAIAMFGIVIVAGYLLFAMQRTLFGEFRLETDYEVTRAPLHDIVPLFVLIGLIILLGVDPDIFFTMIQDAVDPIVELGGGA
- a CDS encoding methylmalonyl-CoA mutase family protein, whose amino-acid sequence is MYDDDELSEIRAERTRWEDSTLEPVVERHGERKDRFATVSNLDVDRLYTPADVADLDYDEDLGFPGEEPYTRGVYPTMYRGRTWTMRQFAGFGTAEETNERFHYLINEGQTGLSVAFDMPSLMGKDSDDPLSEGEVGKEGVAVDTLRDMEVLFDGIDIGEVSTSFTINPSAAVIYAMYVALADQQGVPREEVRGTLQNDMMKEFIAQKEWVVPPEPSLKVVTDTIEFAIEETPKFKPVSISGYHIREAGSTAVQELAFTLADGFAYVEDAIERGLEIDAFAPQLSFFFNSHNSIFEEVAKYRAGRRVYARIMDEWYGAEDPRSKQMKFHTQTAGQSLTAQQPLNNIVRVTIQALAGVFGGTQSLHTNSFDEALALPSEEAVRVALRTQQIIAEESGAADIVDPLGGSFAIEALTDETERRTMEYLEEIREMGDGSVRDGVLRGISEGYFHREIQDASYEYQERVEEGEEVVVGVNRYTLEEDTSPDVLHVDEQAAYDHQTERLREVKAERDAAAVESHLDSLREAIREGENVMPVIVDAVKAYATMGEIMAVFEAEHGSYQETAGLAR
- a CDS encoding NADH-quinone oxidoreductase subunit N — its product is MVTQMAQPLVTQPSTWIALAPVVILAMASFVLFLADSIDPGETNNGLLAGLSLVGILGALGVAVWYFFAGVGGEGVSLLGDQVVVDGMSLFFTFVVTSVAALVVLGSYDYLHDQPHKGEFYSLIVLATTGMALMANANSLVVAFIAIELSSLSSFALVAFLKHNRGSVEAGLKYFLIGALSSAILVYGISLVYATTGSLQLDAVAAGVAETDNVGVLGVGVLMVVGGVAYKTASVPFHFWAPEAYEGAPAPVSAFLSSASKAAGFVVAFRVFVEAFPLDVLTGLGIDWVLIFQVLAVVTMLVGNFAAAMQENVKRMLAYSSVGHAGYVLIGLAALGGGNDVAVMGAAMMHLLVYGFMNTGAFLFVALAEYRGVGRTFEDYNGMWRQAPIASAAMTVFLFSLAGLPIGGGFLSKYVLFTAAIGAGYWWLAAVGALASALSLFYYSRLAKAILIEDPIHEFDVSRQPMGLYAAIMIAAIMTIALLPAFPVVDLAQAAAAALFA